In a genomic window of Vibrio marisflavi CECT 7928:
- a CDS encoding FUSC family protein: protein MLKEIISNKRLLRKWSLITLAMLPSIVIGSTLGHWELSQLVLLSASLYSIQTQSKWGVGAIIFHEVVILAGLYLLTYSLFSPLAFAITCTLFAGACMGLGIYNPELRKLGSWILIPALYMTIDFQGSNILHSVDSNVWFALQLFAVAALGPVLVCLFNYILEEDNSKSSLWGFNNVFTAKTDVSAIWTVIGIMVAVFVSSIFVQWLKIPHAEWVIWSTISVSTGDMTSMHRKLAHRVTGALVGMIFGVSLVVVLQLVSPLFFELAGILIPFTLFIKRYPLAYASRCTLIALAAGALVHGTSVAEFRMLNVLIGGILGVLCAYLAAYMANKYHHKHPVSD from the coding sequence ATGCTAAAAGAGATAATTTCTAACAAACGTTTACTTAGAAAATGGTCACTCATTACGCTTGCTATGTTACCGTCTATCGTAATTGGTTCTACCCTTGGTCATTGGGAGCTTAGCCAGCTCGTTCTATTGAGTGCATCTCTTTACTCTATACAAACTCAATCTAAATGGGGTGTTGGAGCTATCATCTTTCATGAAGTAGTTATACTGGCTGGCCTTTATTTACTGACCTATTCACTTTTTAGCCCACTTGCTTTTGCTATTACTTGCACTCTCTTTGCCGGAGCCTGCATGGGATTAGGGATCTATAACCCTGAACTAAGAAAGTTGGGAAGTTGGATTTTAATTCCTGCTTTGTATATGACGATTGATTTTCAAGGTTCTAATATTCTTCATTCCGTTGATAGTAATGTCTGGTTCGCACTACAGTTATTTGCCGTTGCCGCACTTGGGCCAGTACTCGTTTGCTTATTCAATTATATTTTGGAAGAAGACAACTCCAAATCATCCCTTTGGGGTTTCAATAACGTTTTTACAGCAAAAACAGATGTAAGTGCCATATGGACTGTGATCGGGATTATGGTTGCTGTGTTTGTTTCCTCCATCTTCGTACAGTGGCTAAAGATACCTCATGCTGAATGGGTAATTTGGTCAACGATTAGCGTGAGTACAGGAGATATGACAAGTATGCATCGCAAGCTCGCTCACCGTGTGACAGGAGCGTTAGTTGGTATGATTTTTGGCGTTTCACTAGTGGTGGTTTTACAACTTGTCAGCCCGCTATTTTTTGAGCTAGCAGGAATACTCATTCCATTTACACTATTTATCAAACGCTACCCACTGGCATATGCTTCAAGATGTACCTTAATTGCACTTGCCGCTGGCGCTTTGGTGCATGGAACCTCTGTTGCTGAGTTTCGCATGCTCAACGTTTTAATCGGCGGGATATTAGGCGTTTTGTGTGCTTATTTGGCGGCTTATATGGCAAATAAATACCATCACAAACATCCGGTGAGCGACTAA
- the ribB gene encoding 3,4-dihydroxy-2-butanone-4-phosphate synthase — protein sequence MYLNDIEGIIADIAAGKMVILVDDEDRENEGDILVAAEKITPELVNFMAMHGRGLICLTMNEQRAQQLNLSPMVRNNTEAFGTNFTVSIEAAEGVTTGISASDRATTIKAAIDSSATPSSIVSPGHIFPIVAKEGGVLVRAGHTEAGCDLARLAGLEPSCVIVEVLNEDGTMARRPQLEEFAKKHDIKLGTIADLIKYRLATEGIVEKVDSREFETEYGTFDLHVYKDIVDQQLHYALCKGDLENSEEALVRVHNIKLPEDILFAKSKGCSIQQALEHIAKSDLPGVMLCIGKTDSLALPAQDAVKVKNARTQEIGIGSQILRELGVEKMKLISSTAAPYHSLSGFGLEITEYQVVK from the coding sequence ATGTATCTGAATGATATCGAGGGCATCATTGCTGATATAGCAGCGGGCAAAATGGTCATACTGGTTGATGACGAAGATCGTGAAAACGAAGGGGATATTCTGGTAGCAGCAGAAAAAATCACCCCAGAACTAGTCAACTTTATGGCGATGCATGGCCGAGGGTTAATCTGCCTAACCATGAATGAGCAACGAGCTCAGCAGCTGAATTTGTCTCCGATGGTCAGAAATAACACAGAAGCGTTTGGTACTAACTTTACTGTTTCTATCGAAGCTGCAGAAGGTGTAACGACAGGCATTTCAGCTAGCGATCGTGCAACTACAATCAAAGCGGCGATCGATAGCTCGGCGACTCCTTCAAGCATTGTATCACCGGGCCATATTTTCCCTATTGTTGCGAAAGAAGGTGGTGTTCTAGTCCGCGCTGGACACACGGAAGCTGGTTGCGATTTAGCACGCCTAGCAGGTTTGGAACCTTCATGTGTTATTGTTGAAGTGCTTAACGAAGATGGCACAATGGCTCGCCGCCCGCAGTTAGAAGAATTTGCTAAAAAGCACGATATCAAGCTTGGTACAATCGCGGACTTGATCAAATATCGCCTTGCGACGGAAGGTATCGTTGAGAAAGTAGATTCAAGAGAATTCGAAACTGAGTATGGTACGTTTGATTTGCATGTTTACAAAGACATTGTTGATCAGCAACTTCATTATGCCCTGTGCAAAGGTGACTTAGAAAATAGCGAAGAAGCGTTAGTTCGCGTGCACAACATCAAGCTACCAGAAGATATCTTATTTGCTAAAAGCAAAGGGTGTTCGATTCAACAAGCTTTAGAGCATATCGCGAAATCTGACCTGCCTGGTGTGATGCTTTGTATAGGAAAAACAGATAGCCTTGCACTGCCAGCTCAAGATGCGGTGAAGGTTAAAAACGCTCGTACCCAAGAGATTGGTATTGGCTCACAAATCTTGCGTGAACTTGGTGTTGAAAAGATGAAGCTTATTTCTTCCACTGCAGCGCCCTACCATTCGCTGTCTGGTTTCGGTCTCGAAATCACCGAGTATCAAGTCGTCAAGTAA